The Chiloscyllium plagiosum isolate BGI_BamShark_2017 chromosome 28, ASM401019v2, whole genome shotgun sequence genome includes a region encoding these proteins:
- the fzd9b gene encoding frizzled-9b: MGHLALRLLLTTLCQSLLPSGSWGIGSIDHERGREAKCQPIEIPMCLGIGYNMTRMPNYMGHQNQQEAAIKLHEFAPLVEYGCHVHLRLFLCSLYAPMCTSQVSTSIPACRPMCEQARQRCAPIMAQFNFGWPESLDCSKLPTRNDPNALCMEAPENATGEPQKGQGMLPVAPRARIPGPAEGRNQGPLGSCANPDKFQYVEKSLSCAPKCSPGVDVYWSKGDKDFAFVWMAVWSTLCFISTAFTVLTFLLDPHRFQYPERPIIFLSMCYNVYCVAFIIRSVAGAENIACDRENGELYVIQEGLESTGCTIVFLILYYFGMASSLWWVILTLTWFLAAGKKWGHEAIEAHSSYFHMAAWGVPAMKTIIILTMRKVAGDELTGLCYVGSMDVSALTGFVLIPLSCYLVIGTSFILTGFVALFHIRRIMKTGGTNTEKLEKLMVKIGVFSILYTVPATCVIVCYFYERLNMEYWKVLASEQPCLAYPGRRILDCTLDISVPTVAVFMLKIFMSLVVGITSGIWVWSSKTLQTWQSLCSRKLSVRTRGKPCSGVSCSASHCHYKAPSVMVHMSKTDPYLDNPTHV; encoded by the coding sequence ATGGGACACTTGGCCCTCCGCCTCCTCCTGACCACCCTTTGCCAGTCCCTGCTGCCCAGTGGCTCCTGGGGCATCGGCTCCATTGACCACGAGAGAGGAAGGGAGGCCAAATGCCAGCCCATCGAGATCCCCATGTGCCTGGGAATTGGCTACAACATGACCCGGATGCCCAACTACATGGGGCACCAGAACCAGCAGGAGGCAGCCATCAAGCTGCACGAGTTTGCCCCCCTGGTGGAGTACGGATGCCACGTCCACCTCAGGCTCTTCCTGTGCTCCCTGTATGCCCCCATGTGCACCAGCCAGGTCTCCACCTCCATCCCAGCCTGCAGACCCATGTGTGAGCAGGCACGCCAACGCTGTGCCCCCATCATGGCCCAGTTCAACTTTGGCTGGCCCGAGTCTCTGgattgcagcaaactgcccaccAGGAATGATCCCAACGCTCTGTGCATGGAGGCACCTGAGAATGCCACCGGTGAGCCACAGAAAGGCCAGGGCATGCTGCCCGTGGCCCCTCGGGCCAGGATCCCAGGACCAGCTGAGGGCAGGAaccagggtccacttggctcctgTGCCAACCCTGACAAGTTCCAGTACGTGGAGAAGAGCCTGTCCTGTGCCCCGAAGTGCTCCCCAGGGGTGGATGTCTACTGGTCCAAGGGCGATAAAGACTTTGCCTTTGTCTGGATGGCCGTCTGGTCCACACTGTGCTTCATCTCCACAGCGTTCACTGTGCTAACCTTCCTGCTGGATCCTCATCGCTTCCAGTATCCCGAGAGACCCATCATTTTCCTGTCCATGTGCTACAACGTCTACTGCGTGGCGTTCATCATCCGCTCAGTGGCCGGGGCTGAGAACATCGCTTGTGACCGGGAGAACGGTGAGCTGTACGTCATTCAAGAGGGCTTAGAGAGTACAGGCTGTACCATCGTCTTTCTCATCCTGTACTACTTCGGCATGGCCAGCTCCCTTTGGTGGGTCATCCTGACCTTAACCTGGTTCCTGGCAGCGGGTAAGAAGTGGGGCCATGAGGCCATCGAAGCGCACAGCAGCTATTTCCATATGGCAGCCTGGGGGGTGCCAGCCATGAAGACCATCATCATCCTGACCATGAGGAAGGTGGCCGGCGATGAGTTGACCGGCCTGTGTTATGTCGGCAGTATGGATGTCAGTGCTCTCACTGGCTTTGTCCTTATCCCTCTGTCCTGTTACTTGGTGATAGGGACCTCCTTCATTCTAACTGGCTTCGTGGCTCTCTTTCACATCCGCAGGATCATGAAGACAGGTGGCACTAACACGGAAAAGCTGGAGAAGTTAATGGTGAAGATCGGGGTCTTCTCCATACTGTACACTGTCCCGGCCACGTGCGTTATTGTCTGCTATTTCTACGAGAGGTTGAACATGGAATACTGGAAGGTACTTGCCTCTGAGCAGCCTTGTCTGGCCTATCCAGGGAGACGGATTCTGGACTGCACCTTGGACATCTCAGTGCCCACCGTCGCTGTCTTCATGTTGAAGATCTTCATGTCCCTGGTGGTGGGCATCACCAGCGGGATATGGGTCTGGAGCTCCAAGACCCTGCAGACTTGGCAGAGCTTGTGCAGCAGAAAACTGTCAGTGAGGACTCGAGGGAAGCCCTGCAGTGGGGTCAGCTGCTCTGCCAGCCACTGCCACTACAAGGCGCCATCTGTCATGGTGCACATGAGCAAAACGGACCCTTACCTGGACAATCCAACCCATGTGTAA